One part of the Odontesthes bonariensis isolate fOdoBon6 chromosome 13, fOdoBon6.hap1, whole genome shotgun sequence genome encodes these proteins:
- the phykpl gene encoding 5-phosphohydroxy-L-lysine phospho-lyase, whose product MAEQKLRKEDTLAMRHRLIGQSCRLFYSDDPVKIVRARGQYLFDENGKRYLDCISNVQHVGHCHPTVTKAATAQMDVLNANSRFLHDNIVLYADRLAATLPEKLCVFYFVNSGSEANDLALRLAQQYTQHEDVIVLDHAYHGHLMSLIDISPYKFRKLAGQKEWVHVAPLPDTYRGTYGGDHPNPGQAYADTVKDLIDEVHRKSRKISAFFAESLPSVGGQIILPQGYSTKVAEYVRSAGGVFVADEVQTGFGRVGSHFWAFQLQGEGFCPDIVTMGKPMGNGHPLACVVTTVEIAGAFTANGVEYFNTFGGNPVSCAIGLAVLDVIEEEDLRGNATRVGAYLKESLAQLQARHEIVGDVRGVGLFVGVELVRDREKKTPATKTAARVVKKLKEEDRICVSTDGPWENVVKFKPPMCFSTEDAELVVRCIDRILTEMKTSDLKLENEDI is encoded by the exons ATGGCAGAACAAAAACTAAGGAAAGAAGACACTTTGGCTATGAGACATAGGTTAATCGG ACAGTCGTGTAGGCTGTTTTATTCAGACGACCCTGTGAAAATAGTCAGGGCAAGAGGACAATATCTATTCGACGAAAACGGCAAACGCTATTTGGACTGCATCAGTAACGTCCAACATG TGGGTCACTGTCACCCTACCGTAACGAAGGCTGCCACAGCACAAATGGACGTCCTGAACGCAAATTCACGATTCCTGCATGACAACATTGTCCTGTATGCCGACCGCTTGGCTGCCACCCTGCCTGAGAAACTGtgtgtcttttattttgttaactcCGG TTCAGAGGCCAACGACCTTGCCCTACGCTTGGCCCAACAGTACACCCAACACGAAGACGTCATAGTGCTTGACCA TGCATACCATGGACATCTGATGTCCCTCATCGACATTAGTCCTTACAAGTTCCGGAAACTGGCAGGACAGAAAGAATGGGTTCATGTG GCACCTTTACCGGACACCTACAGAGGCACATACGGAGGGGATCACCCCAACCCAGGCCAAGCATATGCTGACACAGTAAAAGACTTGATAGACGAGGTCCACAGGAAGAGTCGCAAG ATCTCTGCCTTCTTTGCTGAGTCGTTGCCAAGCGTTGGAGGACAAATCATCTTGCCTCAGGGATACTCCACTAAAGTTGCAGA ATATGTGCGCTCAGCTGGCGGAGTGTTCGTGGCAGATGAGGTGCAGACAGGCTTTGGGCGTGTTGGGAGTCATTTCTGGGCTTTCCAGCTTCAGGGAGAGGGATTCTGTCCGGACATAGTGACCATGGGCAAGCCAATGGGCAACGGGCATCCCCTGGCATGTGTGGTAACTACTGTGGAGATAGCTGGAGCCTTCACAGCTAACGGAGTGGAGTACTTCAACACG TTTGGAGGGAATCCTGTGTCTTGTGCAATTGGCCTGGCAGTGCTCGATGTGATAGAGGAGGAGGACCTCAGAGGAAACGCCACAAGGGTGGGAGCATATCTTAAAGAGTCGCTCGCACAACTCCAAGCAAGACATGAAATAGTTGGAGATGTCAG AGGTGTTGGGCTGTTCGTGGGAGTTGAGCTGGTtagagacagagagaagaagACTCCCGCCACTAAAACAGCAGCACGGGTGGTGAAGAA GCTGAAGGAGGAGGACCGGATCTGTGTCAGCACTGATGGCCCGTGGGAGAACGTCGTGAAGTTCAAGCCTCCCATGTGCTTCAGCACGGAGGACGCAGAACTGGTAGTTCGGTGTATCGACCGCATCCTCACAG AAATGAAAACCAGTGACCTCAAACTGGAAAATGAAGACATCTAA